TTTTTCCCCACAGGGTTTGCAATAACCCACATCCCGACTCCTGTTCTTCAAAGCATTCATCAGCCCTAAAGTGGAAGTCGTTTTACCTACATGCTGATTCGTTGCCGCAATATAAACTGTACCTTGTGCCATTGTATGTATCAATTTTTCAATTTCACTTCAATATAATCTGTTCTTCATCAAAAGAAAGTGCTGTAAATATCCCCAAGCCACCTTCAATATTTGACTCAATTCTTGCTGCTCGTCCAAGTGGGCTTCCATTTGCGCTGATGGCATCCCCCACAGTTTCGAGATAGTCGTAAAAGTCCTTTGAAATGTTGTAGAGCCGAACGGTAATCGTGTCGTTTTGGTCAAAATTGAAGCCTGTGCCTCTCAAGCTTCGCTGATTTTCAAAAGATTTGTCCGAAAAAGACCAATGGTAAAGAGAGTCCGTGCTATTGGATTGTGCATTGTCAAACCAAACATGGTAGTAGTTTTCTACATCCATTTGATCGTCAAAAAACATAATGACCGATGCTTGTGCCGAGTCATTGAGAGAATAGGTGACAGTATCAACTCTCACCACATCCAAAAAAGTAGCCCTTGCGCTGACCGTTCTACCCAAACCGTCCTTGACTTGCA
The Chitinophagales bacterium genome window above contains:
- a CDS encoding DUF4249 domain-containing protein; this encodes MHISKLTDEFVNNRMKKYCIVFIALFVVFCSLFLWSCEKIVEIDLPPIESQLVVESYIEPNLPYILSLTESASYFDVGAFRSIADATVTISHLGVTDTLVYIDTLNFYIGTTGVVKFDKFPYELQVKDGLGRTVSARATFLDVVRVDTVTYSLNDSAQASVIMFFDDQMDVENYYHVWFDNAQSNSTDSLYHWSFSDKSFENQRSLRGTGFNFDQNDTITVRLYNISKDFYDYLETVGDAISANGSPLGRAARIESNIEGGLGIFTALSFDEEQIILK